In Musa acuminata AAA Group cultivar baxijiao chromosome BXJ3-9, Cavendish_Baxijiao_AAA, whole genome shotgun sequence, a single genomic region encodes these proteins:
- the LOC135648965 gene encoding probable E3 ubiquitin-protein ligase XERICO, which produces MAVRAPSPREALINPSVALHDAPAICVASPRQSPGVEKEEKHRSQRIRSPSLFESKASIGRISTASSPNPTSMGLSSLPTPSESVLTLVLVNTAFTVAILKELLRSTLHLLRFRAPPPPPPPQAEPAGGGTAEPTLIDQFRSRSRPVRFGSALGRRRAPAERPADCRVCLARFEPESMVNRLPCGHFFHKACLETWLDYHHATCPLCRTHVLPGEEPTLSSSVSTFSWPWF; this is translated from the exons ATGGCGGTAAGAGCACCTTCCCCTCGAGAAGCATTGATAAATCCATCGGTGGCTCTCCACGATGCGCCAGCAATTTGTGTTGCGTCCCCGAGACAGAGTCCTGGtgtggagaaggaagagaagc ATCGAAGCCAGCGGATCCGAAGCCCGTCTCTTTTTGAGTCAAAAGCTTCCATAGGACGAATCTCGACCGCCTCATCTCCCAACCCGACGTCCATGGGGCTCTCGAGTCTGCCGACGCCATCGGAGAGCGTGCTCACCCTGGTGCTCGTCAACACCGCCTTCACGGTCGCCATCCTGAAGGAGCTACTCCGCTCCACCCTCCACCTCCTCCGCTTCCgcgcgccgccgccaccgccaccgccgcagGCGGAGCCGGCTGGGGGCGGGACCGCTGAGCCCACCCTCATCGATCAATTCCGCAGCCGGTCGAGGCCCGTGCGGTTCGGCTCAGCGCTGGGGCGAAGGCGGGCGCCGGCCGAGCGCCCGGCGGACTGCCGGGTCTGCCTCGCCCGGTTCGAGCCGGAGTCCATGGTGAATCGGCTCCCCTGCGGGCACTTCTTCCACAAGGCCTGCCTGGAAACGTGGCTCGACTACCACCACGCCACGTGTCCATTATGTAGGACGCACGTCCTCCCGGGCGAGGAGCCCACCCTCTCCTCCTCCGTCTCCACTTTCTCTTGGCCGTGGTTTTAG
- the LOC103998438 gene encoding wall-associated receptor kinase 2, whose product MTTVWQMLLLLQLLWQASASTARIAREGCRERCGDVEVPYPFGMGDGCFLEGFDVTCNSSFKPPKLFPGNGNVEALSISVDGLMQINHFIAHDCYDRNGLRTRRNQPSIDLSQRPYKFSDARNKFVGIGCDTEAYVVDVDKKFSTGCASLCNNMSYVINGTCSGIGCCETSVPKGLRAFDIWLRSYYNHSGCWSFSPCSYAFLADHSFKFNASTFFSYDKVETLPVTLEWAIGNKTCEEARTDKDFACVAEQSECYDSTNGQGYRCNCSRGYEGNPYLEGGCKDVNECEDEAKNLCLHQCQNTQGSYSCICQKGMKGDGRKDGTGCSSKLPYLQMGLGLGFCILFVVASISWLYWITRKRRLLKLREKFFEQNGGLLLRQQITPLGGAANALRIFTSEELQRATDNYDESRIIGKGGFGTVYKGVLLDHRVVAIKRSKISDEGQIEQFINEVVVLSNIIHRNVVTLLGCCLETEVPLLVYEFMSNGTLSQHLHDEGHTASLSLDSRLRIAAESAEALAYLHSSAVTPIIHRDVKSSNILLDENYTAKVSDFGTSRLVPFDRSCLSSLVRGTFGYLDPEYFHTGQFTDKSDVYSFGVVLVELLTGERAITGTRSAQGIGNLASYFVVCMNENRLMEILENRVVQEGSMEKLVAIAELAKRCLLLRGEERPTMKEVAMVLDGIRTFQKHPWVKESNEAFEPLLGQPLLAHPTLLCSGSGTLSECDSSYSAMVPLNIMR is encoded by the exons ATGACGACGGTGTGgcagatgctgctgctgcttcaacttctatggcaagcttcagCATCTACCGCTCGCATAGCGCGGGAAGGATGCCGAGAGCGGTGCGGAGACGTTGAAGTGCCCTACCCTTTCGGCATGGGCGACGGCTGCTTCCTAGAAGGATTCGATGTCACTTGCAACTCCTCATTCAAGCCTCCCAAACTATTTCCCGGCAACGGCAACGTCGAGGCACTGAGCATAAGCGTTGACGGCCTCATGCAGATCAACCATTTCATCGCTCATGACTGTTACGACCGGAACGGCTTGAGGACCCGGAGAAATCAACCATCGATTGACCTGAGCCAGAGGCCATACAAGTTCTCGGATGCCAGGAACAAGTTCGTCGGCATCGGGTGTGACACTGAAGCTTACGTTGTCGATGTTGACAAAAAATTCTCGACTGGATGTGCCTCCTTGTGCAATAACATGAGCTATGTGATCAACGGGACCTGCTCCGGCATCGGCTGCTGCGAGACGAGCGTGCCCAAGGGGCTCAGGGCCTTTGATATATGGCTACGGAGTTACTACAACCATAGCGGTTGTTGGAGCTTCAGTCCCTGCAGCTACGCCTTTTTGGCAGACCATTCGTTCAAGTTCAATGCGTCCACGTTCTTCAGCTATGACAAAGTCGAGACACTGCCGGTGACGCTGGAATGGGCCATCGGAAACAAGACGTGCGAAGAAGCTCGAACCGACAAGGATTTTGCTTGTGTCGCCGAGCAAAGCGAGTGCTACGACTCCACCAATGGCCAGGGGTACCGCTGCAATTGCTCTCGAGGCTACGAAGGGAATCCCTACCTCGAAGGTGGATGCAAAG ACGTTAATGAATGCGAGGATGAAGCTAAGAATCTGTGCCTTCATCAGTGCCAAAATACTCAAGGAAGTTATTCCTGTATTTGCCAGAAGGGAATGAAGGGGGATGGTCGAAAAGATGGAACCGGATGCAGCTCTAAATTGCCTTATCTTCAGATGGGCTTAG GTCTGGGCTTCTGCATCCTCTTCGTAGTTGCTAGCATTTCATGGCTATATTGGATTACAAGGAAAAGGAGGCTGCTCAAGCTCAGGGAGAAGTTCTTCGAACAGAATGGTGGCCTTCTGCTCCGACAACAAATCACTCCACTGGGAGGAGCAGCGAACGCATTAAGAATATTCACATCAGAGGAGCTTCAAAGGGCAACcgataactacgatgagagtcgtATAATCGGCAAGGGGGGTTTCGGCACGGTGTATAAAGGAGTCCTGTTGGATCACAGGGTAGTGGCCATCAAGCGATCCAAGATCTCCGACGAAGGTCAAATCGAGCAGTTCATAAACGAAGTCGTCGTTCTTTCCAACATAATCCACAGGAACGTGGTGACGCTCTTGGGTTGCTGCCTCGAGACGGAAGTGCCATTGCTGGTCTACGAGTTCATGTCAAACGGAACCCTGTCGCAGCACCTCCATGACGAAGGTCACACAGCATCGTTGTCGCTGGATAGCCGGCTAAGGATCGCCGCAGAATCCGCTGAAGCATTGGCCTACCTTCACTCATCGGCTGTCACACCGATCATTCACAGAGACGTCAAGTCTTCCAACATACTCCTGGACGAGAATTACACCGCTAAAGTATCAGATTTCGGCACTTCCAGGTTGGTGCCGTTCGATCGAAGCTGCCTTAGCTCGTTGGTGAGGGGAACGTTTGGGTACTTGGACCCCGAATACTTCCACACCGGGCAGTTCACAGACAAGAGCGACGTTTACAGCTTCGGAGTTGTTCTTGTAGAGTTGTTGACGGGAGAGAGAGCCATCACGGGGACAAGGTCGGCGCAGGGGATTGGCAATCTCGCGAGCTACTTTGTTGTCTGCATGAATGAGAATAGGCTTATGGAGATTCTGGAGAATCGTGTGGTGCAGGAGGGAAGCATGGAGAAGCTGGTGGCGATAGCTGAGCTTGCCAAGAGATGCCTGCTGCTGAGGGGGGAGGAGAGGCCAACCATGAAGGAGGTGGCCATGGTGCTCGATGGCATCAGAACGTTCCAAAAGCACCCATGGGTGAAGGAGAGCAACGAGGCCTTTGAACCTTTGTTGGGTCAGCCTTTGCTGGCTCATCCAACACTACTCTGCAGCGGCAGTGGCACACTCAGCGAATGCGATTCTTCCTACAGTGCCATGGTGCCATTAAACATCATGAGATGA